One window of the Thermodesulfomicrobium sp. WS genome contains the following:
- a CDS encoding nucleotide sugar dehydrogenase encodes MNISVIGLGKLGLCTAACFAAKGHRVVGVDNNPGHIAELHAGTCPIAESGLPELLDTAQANMIFTTDYAKAIHEAEVTLIIVPTPSNSDGAFSNVYLEAVLKELGPTLKEKDGFHIIDIVSTVMPGTCDRVFRPLLEGLTGKTCGKDFGLVYNPEFISLGSVIRDFLHPDMVLIGASDVYSGNTVRDLYASMVESSPQYAVMNLINAEIAKISLNCFVTMKISFANELAALCGATPGADVDTVTAALGADSRIGPKYLKGGLGFGGPCFPRDNRALQHYAASKGLALRLSPAVTQVNDDVVDRLFATITKLVAQPGPVALLGLAYKPGTHIVEESPAVILAHRLAEVGYVLRLHDPLAVKLSSQELAELGKLCASPYQAVEGARIVAMMTQWPEYASLDWSRLEQAAGPDPWLLDCWRIARGTLLHRFSYLALGLGATDLGGT; translated from the coding sequence ATGAACATCTCGGTCATTGGTCTTGGAAAACTCGGGCTGTGTACGGCGGCCTGTTTTGCCGCGAAAGGGCACCGGGTTGTCGGAGTGGACAACAATCCCGGCCACATTGCCGAACTCCATGCCGGCACATGTCCCATTGCGGAATCCGGACTACCTGAACTGCTAGATACTGCCCAGGCGAACATGATTTTCACGACGGACTACGCCAAAGCCATCCATGAAGCAGAGGTGACACTGATCATCGTCCCCACGCCCAGCAACTCGGACGGCGCTTTTTCCAACGTCTATCTTGAAGCTGTCCTGAAGGAGCTGGGGCCGACGCTCAAGGAAAAGGACGGCTTTCACATCATAGATATTGTCTCCACAGTCATGCCCGGCACTTGCGATAGGGTTTTTCGTCCCCTCTTGGAGGGCCTGACCGGAAAAACCTGCGGCAAGGATTTCGGACTGGTCTACAACCCGGAATTTATTTCCCTGGGTTCCGTGATTCGTGATTTCCTGCATCCGGACATGGTCTTGATCGGCGCATCGGATGTATATTCCGGAAACACAGTCCGCGATCTGTACGCATCCATGGTCGAGAGTTCACCTCAATACGCGGTCATGAACCTGATCAATGCGGAAATCGCCAAGATCTCCTTGAATTGCTTCGTGACCATGAAGATCAGCTTTGCCAATGAGCTGGCCGCGCTTTGTGGCGCAACTCCAGGAGCAGATGTGGATACGGTGACCGCCGCTCTTGGCGCAGACAGCCGCATCGGCCCGAAATACCTCAAGGGGGGGCTGGGTTTCGGCGGACCATGCTTCCCCCGGGACAACAGAGCCCTACAACACTATGCCGCATCCAAAGGCCTTGCCCTACGTTTGAGCCCCGCCGTAACACAGGTCAATGACGATGTTGTCGACCGTCTGTTCGCCACAATCACGAAACTTGTGGCCCAGCCAGGGCCCGTGGCCCTGCTGGGGCTAGCCTACAAGCCGGGCACCCATATTGTCGAGGAATCGCCGGCAGTCATTTTGGCCCATCGCCTGGCAGAGGTCGGTTATGTACTGCGACTGCACGATCCCTTGGCCGTGAAGCTTTCCAGTCAGGAACTGGCCGAGCTTGGCAAGCTTTGCGCGTCACCATATCAGGCAGTCGAAGGTGCCAGAATCGTGGCCATGATGACGCAATGGCCGGAATACGCATCTCTGGATTGGTCGCGTCTAGAGCAGGCGGCAGGTCCGGACCCTTGGCTACTAGATTGCTGGCGTATTGCACGAGGAACGCTTCTTCATCGGTTCTCGTATCTGGCCTTGGGCCTGGGAGCCACGGATTTAGGAGGAACATAA